From the genome of Nicotiana sylvestris chromosome 1, ASM39365v2, whole genome shotgun sequence:
CTATACTCTACCGAATAAGAGGAGAAACATATATAATCTAAAATGATATCCAGAAAATTACTGTTATGTCCACTTTGTGAGAGATTCCACAATTTCATATACTCAAAATTTTAACACAATAAGTTCATATCCTTGCACGAAATGCCCAATTGTTGTTAGAAACTCCACAACTCAATTCCTCATCCAAGAACACCAACATCTAGGAATAAAAAAGCTTCTTATCCTTTCAGTAAAACTAAATCACTCTTCTCCCAGATTTCAATCTCTAGTAGTTGCTCATCTTTCAGTCACCGAAGTAAAGCAGATACTCTCAACCAATGTCTAGCTGAAACAAGAACCTATAATGCTATTCCTGAAGACAAATATCCCACTATGTCAGAAATTATGGAAGCATCAAGAGCCCAAAATCTTGATCTTCAGCTTCAAAAATTATGACCCTTTTTTTAGAATAACAGCTAGGAGCTTAAAAACCCAAAGGGAGCTTGGGAAATCTGAGGGTTTGATAAGGGTGTGGTTTCAAGGTAAGATTCTACACTTGGATTCCATAAGATTAAAAAGAGAGACTTTGGGGAAAAAAGAACTTTTCAACCTAATTTACCTTATCAAACCAACCGACTTTAATTTCAGTTCAAGAACTTTCATAGCAGTCAACACTGGCCGAAGAAAATATGGAGTAACTAATTTCAGAAGGAGCATAAGATTCTGGCATTACATTTCCTTTTGAAGATTACATTTACTCTTCGCTAATTACAAGGTCATAAAATGCTATGTCCTCTGTTACATTTCCTCTGTTATTTCTGCTTCTTCATAGGCTGTATCGTCTACTTCTTCATTGGCGCAGAGGATGGAGTAGTTCTTCTCATTCTTCtcgtttttttattttctcatgaCCTGGCCGGTCAATTTGGCATTTTTCCTGGTCGATTTGTCATCTTTCCTGGCCCATATCTCTGCATCATCATCGTTTATGTTCTTGGTGTGTTTACGAAgcagatttttcttctttttcgacATCTCTGCATCAACAAAAATATATATCTTGATTACATGAATAATCTTTAGAATTAATAGCGATAAAATATAAAGACTCAAAAGATTAATAACATACTAACCAGAAGTTCTTACTCCAGAAACTGTAAAAACCTTTAAATGGCACCGCCAAACTGAGTATCTAAAAGAGAGAGAGAACTGAAACTTTAATCATACAatagaaaaaaggaagaagaaataaaagcagcaacaaatctggaaaaaaaattaaaaggataTTAAAACTAAGACTACGTACCTCTCTAACTATAATTGGCGGATTGATTAGTTTGAGCTAGTGATGTTTCTTATATAGACAATGAGTTAGTTATAGCTCCTTCGATTTCCCTCCCAAAGTTAGTTACTAGTTTGTGTTGAGAGAAGTGGAGTTAGTAAACTATGGTTAGCTACCTATAGTTAGTTAAATCTAATTAATGTGGTTAGTTAGGAAGTAAGTGTATGTTAAAGTGTACAAATACACAATAGGAGCTAATATACAAAGAgactttcattttttttccttcaataGAACGGTTAATCCCTTTCTCTTCTTAGCCTTCTCTCTAAGCTGACCTTCGATCTGAGAACTTCCACAACTATGGAagctaacatggtatcagagctagtGTCTATGATCAGAGCTTAGTTCCTCGCTCATCTGCGTGTATGTGTGTTACTGAAGTTCAGCTGAAGTGTCTGAAGGTGACAACACCTCTGAGCTAGGGTTTTGCTCAATTTGACCTCTAAAAAGTTTCATCAATGGCTATAGAAGACGAAATAAATGAGAGTGCTCCCAGACGTGCGAATGTACCAGCTGCTCCAGCTATTTTCCCTACGATAGATCATAATCACCCTCTATATCTTCAACCAACAGATACTCCAGGTAGCTCACTCATCTCTCTTCGGTTAACTGGGTCGGATAACTATGCTTTGTGGAGTCGATCTATGAGAATAGGTCTATTAGGTAAAAGCAAACTAGGATTTGTTGATGGTAGGTACCCAAAATCGAAGTTTGAACCTGAATTTCATGAACAATGGGAAAAGGTAAATATTGTAGTACTCTCTTAGATTATAAATGTTGTACGTCCAGGTTTGTTAAGCACTGTAGTGTACGCCTCCAATGCTCACAAGGTGTGGGAAGATCTGAAGGAAAGATTTGACAAAGTGAATGGATCTAGGGTTCTGTACTTGCACAGAGAGATCCATACATTAACACAAGGAACAATGAATATAgctgactatttctcaaaattaAGAGATCTATGGGATGAGTTTGATGCACTCATGCCTTGTCCTGGTTGTCCGTGTTCAGAGTCAAAGAAATATGCTGAGCACTTTGAATATCATAGGTTGCTTCAGTTCCTTATGGGACTGAATGACTCTTATTCTCAAGCTCGAAGTCAAATAATGATGATGACACCAGTACCTAGTATCAACAAGGCATATTCTCTCCTTGTGGATGTTGAAAGTCAGAGAAATCTGGCAAACTTCACGCAAATGATGCAAGTAACAGAAGGTAATGACAGCACTGCTATGTAtggcaacaaaaatccaaatcctGGCACTGGACAGTTTAGAGCTCAGAAGAAGACACTGATTTGTGATTATTGTAACTACAAAGGTCATACTAGGGAGAACTGTTATAAACTAATAGGATATCCTCAAGACTTCAAGTCCAACCTTAAGATGAAGAAGAAGGGAAGCAACTCAGGAACATATGCTAATCATGTCAATACCAATTACAGTCCTACTATGCAAAATGCTCATATGCAGATGCAATTTGGAGGTTTGTAGTGTGGGACTTCACCTACATTTGGTTTCCAGCCTCAACAAATACAGATGAATGTTGTACCAACTGGAGTCCAgaatcagcaacaacaaacagTCCCTTACTTTACACAGGAGCAATATCAGCAGATAGTGGAACTACTTAACAAGGGAGCAGATGAAGGCTCTTCTGCCAGAGCTGTAACTGCAGGTAAACTAATAGCTCTGTTATCCAAGGCTGTTAATCTCAATTGGATAATAGACTCTGGAGCTTCAAATCATATGACATCCACGCTAGAAATGCTAAGTTCATGTCAGTCAATTCCCTCTCAAAAGGGAAGTAAAGTTCACTTGCCAACAGGGGATGTTGCCTTTATTACACATATAGGAAAAGCAAGTGTTCTTAACAATCAGGATATCAACAATGTGTTGTACATTCCAAAGTTTAAGTACAATCTACTGTCAGTATCTAAACTGACTAAAGAGCTGTAGTGTCTTGTGgcattctttcctgacttatgtaTCTTCCAGGATCTCTACAATGGTCAGGTGAAGGGAATTGGTAAGGAGGACAAGGGACTGTACCTATTACAAGGCAAGACATTAGTCGGTGGTATATTCAGTCATGATTCAACTCAACAAAGGAATAAAACTGTGCAGGTGAACTCTATATATAAGTCTACTATGCCTGAAAATAAGTCTGCTTGTATGACTAGTGAACACTCTGAATCTAGTGCATTGTGGCATAGAAGACTAGGTCATGCACCTATAGATGTAATCAAAAAGCATACAACTCTAAGTAGTTTGAAGGATAATCACACACATTACATTGTCTGCCCTTTAGCCAAGTAGTCAAAGTTACCTTACAAGCTAAGTATTACTACCTCTAATGATATATTTGAACTGATTCATTGTGATGTATGGGGGCCATATAGAGTACCTACATATGACAGTAAAAGGTTCTTTGTTACTATTGTAGCTGACTTTTCCAGATTTACCTGggttttcttacttgtttctaAGTCTGATACAGTGGTTGTCCTTAAAGAGTTTCTAACAAAGGTGAAGAATGTATTTTCCACAATAGTTAAGACTCTGAGAACCGATAATGGTAGTGATTTCTTTAATCAAGAAGTTCACAGTTTGTTGTCATCCTTGGGCATTATTCATCAAAGTACCTGCACCTATACACCTCAGCAAAATGGAGTTGCTGAGAGGAGGCACAGGACTATATTAGAAATGGCCAGAGCTTTGAGGTTTCAAGCTGATGTGCCTTTGAAATTCTGGGGAGATTGTGTATCTATAGCTGTTTACTTGCTCAACAGACTTCCTTCAAGAGTTATTGGTGGCAAGTCACCCTTTGAGATGCTTTATTTACATGCTCCCAACCTCACTCATCTCAGAGTATTTGGTTGTTTGTGCTATGTAACTTCACCCAAAGAGCTGGACAAATTTGCTTCCAAAGCAGTACCTG
Proteins encoded in this window:
- the LOC138877074 gene encoding uncharacterized protein; translation: MAIEDEINESAPRRANVPAAPAIFPTIDHNHPLYLQPTDTPGSSLISLRLTGSDNYALWSRSMRIGLLGKSKLGFVDGLLSTVVYASNAHKVWEDLKERFDKVNGSRVLYLHREIHTLTQGTMNIADYFSKLRDLWDEFDALMPCPGCPCSESKKYAEHFEYHRLLQFLMGLNDSYSQARSQIMMMTPVPSINKAYSLLVDVESQRNLANFTQMMQVTEGNDSTAMYGNKNPNPGTGQFRAQKKTLICDYCNYKGHTRENCYKLIGYPQDFKSNLKMKKKGSNSGTYANHVNTNYSPTMQNAHMQMQFGGL